TGAAATAAGTGTTCTATTAGTTGCCACTCCTCATCCGATAAATCGCTAGAATATTTCTTTCTCATTCAAAATCCTCTCATGAATCCTCATAAAGGATAATTGAAAATAAGGTTTTTTAACAGGCTCTAAGAAGCTAGCCGATCATATTGGATTAATAAAGTATTTTATTTGTGACTATAATAGGCAATTAAGAGCCTTACCTGTTTAGCACTATCTGCTGAACCTTCTTATTTTACCTGATAGAATTTCATCCAGACAGACTTAAGACGCTTGCATGCGTTGATGCAGGCAAGCTAGAAAGTGGGGCGATAGGGCGCGCAAAAGTTTGCTTCGTGGATGTTCTTCCTGCTCTTTTTTTAACATCTCTAAAATGTGCTGGCCCTGGTGCTGAATCTCCGAGAGGGGAGTGGGAATAAAACGGATGCCATTGCAAACGGGATGGAGAAAATAGCGCTCGTACATGGAAACAAATAAGCAGGTCAATAAATGAATATCTGCATAAAGTTCTTCTTTAAATTCTTGCAGAGCTTGTTTTGTGTAAATATTTAATTTTTGCAATAGCTTGGCTTCTGTCCAAAAAAACAAGAGAATTTCTTCTGGATGAATCCATTTAAAGTCCGGAGGGGTGTAAGGATCCGTATGAGTGGAAGGCAGAAGTTTATAGCTATAGAGGGTATAATACAGCGCATAAATAAGAAGTTTAATGCCGATTAGAATATGCGAAATTTCGAAATTGGGATTGAGGCGAAAAAGAGGGTCAGGGGTGGGGCCTCCATGAACGATTTTGCGCCGTACATTATAGAAATCGTCTACCCATTTCCAAAATATTTCCAAGGGATTGCTATGTTTCAAGTGAAGCAGAGGGCGTAGCTTATGCTTAAAATCGGCAACCGTTTGCTTATCGTTGATGTCAAATAGGGCTTCAAAGCTGGAGGCTAAAAAAATGACGTCTTCCGGCTCAAACAGCTCATCGGAAAAATGAAGCCCTTTTTCAAATAAATTGACAAAACGTTGAAAAAAACGATCGACTAAATAACGGACAGAGCGGATAAGACGCTTATAAGCGTGGATAGTCGATTCGGAGTGGGTAGGCGGATCTTCGTAAATTGCTGAGAGCGTCTTACCTAATCCCTTGCAAATCTCTGGATCAAATAGATGAATGCAAACCGTTTCTTCTCGGTAATTCTCGTCAATATGCAAGTGCTCCCAATTTTGCCTAGATTGAATAAATTCTAAAGACGCAGGAATAATTTTACGGAAGGCATTAAAAGAGGGAATTTCATTACTGTAATACAAATCTTTAAAAATGCAGGCAAAATATAAAAGATAAAGCGAGTCAATTAAAACATTTTCTCTTTGATCATGAGGAATGTTATTGGCAATGGATAAGCAAGTCGTTCCTTCCGGACTCAGCTTCATTGTATTAATCCAAGTCGGCTGCTCTTGCTTAATCTTAGCTTTAATTTGTCCGATTGTTTGAAGATAAGCCTGAAAAGCTTCCTGATAATCAGCTTCAATATAGTCTTTATACTTGGAAGCTGGCCAAAAAATGACTGATCCGAACTGAATGCTTGATTCTTGGGCCAATTCGACAAACGGTAAACAGGCATAAATTTGAAAGTGAGTCGCTTGCGCATGTTTGAGCATTGTGATCTCCTATTTTTGCTGTTTCTATGCAAAAGTTATGCCAAAAACGACCCTGTTTTGAGAAAATAGATTAAATAGAGCGTAAGCGGTTCTTATCTCCTTTTTAGAGGCGACAGCAGATCTTAATATCTATTGATTATGGAGGAATAAGAAAGCCTAAAATAAAAAAGGCAGACCTTGCGGCCTGCCTTTTAAGACTTCTTACCGAGGTAAGAGACGTCTTAGTTCACAATCAAGCTTTCTTCTTGTGTAATTGGATTCTTAATGAAATCCGAGCTTACTTGTACTTTTGGACGTAAGTCACCACGGCCATTTGCCTTCACAGTGACATAGTACTCAAGTGTTTGACGAGGAGCAAGATTTGGGAACGGAGCAAATGTAACGGTTTGACCATTAAGTTGCGCTGCAGATGCACCAGATGCATTGACTGGAACTAACTCAGCTGGGAAGTTAATGGTTACGTTAACATTTGAATCGTACTCTTGACCTTTGTTTACGACAGTGATCTTAAAGCGTGTTGTCTCACCGACGCAAATTGGGTTATCTGAAGTTGTGATGCAGATATCAAGAGCTGGACGTCCTTTCCAGTGTGTACCAAACTCGCAGCAAGAATTGCATGCTTCGCAGTCTGTTACATTGACTCTGTTGACGAAGTAACCAGGAGTGCAAGTTGTCAACGTAACGTTGAAGTTCACTCTTTCGCCTGGCTTCAGTTCTCTTAGCTTCCAAACAGCTTGTTTTCCACAAATGTTAGCGCCTGGAGCTGCAACGATGCTTGTTGCAGAAGGTGCTGTATCTGTTACAACCACTTCATGCAAGGATTTGTCACCTGTGTTAACAACTGTGATTTGATAATCAGCATTTTGGCCAACTGGAACTTCTTTTGGTCCAACTTTTTGACATTCAATTGCGCAGCAGCAAACACATGTGCAGAACTCACAAGATGTTTGGTTAGCATTGCATGCTGATACAACGGCTGTGTTGCAGATTTTGCCGCGTTTGCAAGCAGTAACTGTAAAGTTCACTTTCTTTGTTTGGCATGGCTCTAAGCAACCAAGCTTGAAAGTAAGAGATTTTTGGCAGCTTGGATGCTCAACGCCTTCTGGAAGGTTGTCAACGACAACAACATCTTCAGCTGTGCATGTTCCAATGTTTGTGACAGTGATCGTGTAGTTGATTGGATCGCCTGGGCAAACTTCAGCCGGACCGCACTTTTCGCAAACAAGGACTGGTTTAGCGCACAAGAGGGCGCAGAAAGCAACAGGTGTTGCCTTAACGCAGAAGCATGTGCATAGATCGCCTTCTCTTTCGCATTTTAACCAAATTCTGGCTGGGACAGTTTGTCCTTTATTGATATGGCCAAATTGCCAAACGAGATTGCGGCCTTCTACCCTAGCTTCTGGCTGGCTTCTCATGTAAGTCACGCCTTCTGGAAGAGTCGTTGTAATGAGAACTTCGCAAACATCGCAGCAAGCTGTGATTTCGAGATCAAGAGGATATTGATCGCCGAGAATGCACATATTGGGA
Above is a window of Candidatus Protochlamydia phocaeensis DNA encoding:
- a CDS encoding DUF7507 domain-containing protein, with amino-acid sequence MCILGDQYPLDLEITACCDVCEVLITTTLPEGVTYMRSQPEARVEGRNLVWQFGHINKGQTVPARIWLKCEREGDLCTCFCVKATPVAFCALLCAKPVLVCEKCGPAEVCPGDPINYTITVTNIGTCTAEDVVVVDNLPEGVEHPSCQKSLTFKLGCLEPCQTKKVNFTVTACKRGKICNTAVVSACNANQTSCEFCTCVCCCAIECQKVGPKEVPVGQNADYQITVVNTGDKSLHEVVVTDTAPSATSIVAAPGANICGKQAVWKLRELKPGERVNFNVTLTTCTPGYFVNRVNVTDCEACNSCCEFGTHWKGRPALDICITTSDNPICVGETTRFKITVVNKGQEYDSNVNVTINFPAELVPVNASGASAAQLNGQTVTFAPFPNLAPRQTLEYYVTVKANGRGDLRPKVQVSSDFIKNPITQEESLIVN